In Halalkalicoccus subterraneus, one DNA window encodes the following:
- a CDS encoding FAD-binding oxidoreductase yields the protein MPFEATITSIHQMTPQVKQFIIEADEPFEFEPGQHTTVQFEQDDPDEDEDQEVVRPYTATNTPGNTAITLAIKRYDDGTASV from the coding sequence ATGCCATTCGAAGCAACGATCACATCGATCCACCAGATGACTCCCCAAGTAAAACAGTTCATCATTGAAGCCGACGAGCCGTTCGAATTCGAACCCGGACAGCATACGACGGTTCAGTTTGAACAAGATGATCCCGACGAAGACGAGGACCAAGAGGTCGTCCGGCCATACACGGCCACCAACACGCCGGGCAACACTGCGATCACACTCGCCATCAAACGCTACGATGACGGAACCGCGTCAGTA